TCAAGTGCGCTACCAAGCTGCGCCACAGCCCGTTTCCCCTCGCGGGGACGCTCCCCTGCGGGAGCGATGACTACATTAGCGCACGACCCCGCCGGATCACGAATCGCCCTTGCGGCGGTCGATCCACACCCAGATCAGGGTCACGATGAGCGCGCCGATCAGCGAGCCGATGATGCCGCTCGGGCGGAAATGGAAGCCCTCGCCGGCGATCAGGCTGCCGAGCGCACCGCCGACGAACGAGCCGATCACACCCGAACCGAGGGCCATGCCCCAGTTGATCGTCGACGGCTTGTTGACGCCCAGAATCCACTGGGCCGCCGCGCCGATGAGCATGCCCCACAGGAGGATTCCGATGATGAAGAAGCCGATGTCCATGGCGGGAAGTATCGCACAGGCGCACCGGCACCCGGTGCGGCGGGGAAGCCGCTACTTGCGCCGCTCCCGCTTGTCACGCACCCGCACGTTGATGCGCACCGGGGAACCGTCGAAGCCGAACTCCTCGCGCAGCCGCCGCTCCAGGAACCGCCGGTAACCGGCCTCCAGGAAGCCCGTCGTGAACAGCACGAAGGTCGGCGGGCGCGTCGCGGCCTGCGTCGCGAACATCACCCGCGGCTGACGCCCACCGCGCACCGGCGGCGGTGTCGCGGCGATGATCTCCTTGAGCCAGTTGTTCAGCTTGCCGGTCGGGATCCGCTTGTCCCACGACTCCAGCGCCTGCTCCATCGCCGGCACCAGCTTCTGCACCGCACGACCCGTCGTCGCCGAGATGTTGACCCGCCGCGCCCACGGCACGCGCGACAACTCCCGGTCGATCTCCTTCTCCAGGATGTAGCGGCGATCCTCGTCGACCAGATCCCACTTGTTGAACACGACCACCAGCGCGCGCCCGCTGTCGACGATCATCGACAGCACCCGCAGATCCTGCTCGGTGATCGGCTGGCTCGCGTCGATCAGCAGCAGTGCCAGCTCAGCCGAGTCGAGCGCCGCGCGCGTGCGCAGCGACGCGTAGTACTCGTGCCCGCTCGCCGTGCGCACCTTGCGCCGCAGACCGGCCGTGTCGACGAACTGCCACCACTTCCCGTCCATCTCGATCAGCTCGTCGACGGGGTCGACGGTGGTGCCGGCGACATTGTCGACCACCGAACGTTCTTCTCCGGCAAGACGATTCAGCAGCGAGCTCTTGCCGACGTTCGGCTTGCCGACCAGCGCGATCCGGCGCGGACCACCGGCCGGGTTCAGCTCGCGCGGCTTCTCCGGCAGCTTCGCCAGGATCAGATCGAGCAGGTCGCCCGTTCCACGGCCGTGCGACGCCGAGATCATCTGCGGCTCCCCCAGCCCCAGCGACCACAGCACCGCGGCGTCGGCCTCGGCGCGTTCGCTGTCGACCTTGTTGGCCGCCAGGATCACCGGCGCCTTGGAGCGGCGCAACGTGCGGGCGACGGCCTCGTCGGTCGCCGTGGCACCGACGGTCGCGTCGACCACCAGCACGATCACGTCGGCCGACCGCATCGCGTACTCGGCCTGCGCGCTGATCGACTGCTGGAGCCCCTTCGCGTCGGGCTCCCAGCCGCCGGTGTCGGTCACCATGAACCGCTTGCCGGTCCAGTTCGCCGGGTACGACACCCGGTCCCGCGTGACGCCCGGAATGTCCTCGACGACGGCCTCGCGCCGCCCCAGGATCCGGTTCACCAGCGTCGACTTGCCGACGTTCGGCCGCCCGACGATGGCCACCACCGGCAGCGTCTCCTGCAGTTCGGCGTCTTCATCGGAGAGGAAGTCCGAGAGATCCCACTCCGACTCGTCACTCCAGGTGCCGTCGCCGTCGTAGCCGTCGCCGTCGTGGCCGCCGGTGTCCTCGTGGTTCTGGGCGTCGTCGACGACGTCGTCGCCGAAGTTCTCGTCAGACATCGCGCACTCCGATCCGCTCGCCGACGAGCTCCGTCAGCCGGTCGAGCACTTGATTCAGGGTCAGGTCACTGGTGTCCACGTGCACCGCGTCGTCCGCGGGCCGCAGCGGGCTCACCGCGCGGGTGGAGTCCAGGTGGTCGCGGCGGTTGACGCTGGCCAGCACCTCGGCGAGGTCGCTGGGCCGGCCGGCCGCCAGGTTCTGCCGGTGACGGCGCTCCGCGCGCGCCTCCGGGGTGGCCGTCAGGAACACCTTCAGCGCGGCGTTCGGGAAGACGACGGTGCCGATGTCGCGGCCCTCGACCACCAGGAACGACGTGTCCGCGTGCGCCCGCTGCAGCGCGACGAGCTTCTCGCGCACGACGGGATTCGCCGAGACCGCCGACACCGCGGCGGTCACCTCGTCGGTACGGATCTCCCGCGAGACGTCGTCGTCGCCGAGCCAGACGACGGTCTCGCCGGCCGAGCCCTCGTCGAGCCGGATCCGGCTCCCGGAGACCACCTCGGCGACTCGGTCGTCGTCATCGGGCGCGACGCCCGCCCGGAGCGCGGCCAGGGTGGCCGCGCGGTACATGGCGCCGGTGTCGAGGTAGTGGGCGCCCACGCGCTCGGCGAGCCGGCCCGCCACCGTCGACTTGCCGGTGCCCGCCGGGCCGTCGATCGCGACCACGTCCACGCTGTCGGTCATCGCCGCGGTCACATTCCCACCGCCTTGTACAGTGCCCCGATCTCCTTCGAGTCGAGCGCGCGCATGCTGCCGGGCCGCTGGTTGCCCAGTGCGATCGGGCCGATGTCGGTGCGCACGAGACGCTGCACCGGGAACCCGACCTCCGCGAGCAGCCGTCGCACGATCCGCTTGCGCCCCTCGTGCAGCACCAGCCGCAGCAGGGTGCGACCCTCGTGCACCTCCAGCACCGCGAACTCGTCGACGTAGGCGGGGCCGTCGTCCAGTTCGATGCCGTCGCGCAGCGCGCGGCCGATGCCGCGCGGGAGCTGGCCGCGCACGGTGGCGAGGTAGGTCTTGGGGACCTCGTACGACGGATGCATCAGCCGGTGCGCCAGCTCGCCGTCGTTGGTGAGCAGGATCAGGCCCTCGGTCTCGGCGTCGAGCCGTCCGACGTGGAACAGTCGCTGCCCACTCATGACGCGCTCGGCGACCAGATCACCGATGCACGGCCGGCCCTCCTCGTCGCTCATGGTCGACTGCATGCCCCTCGGCTTGTTCAGCGCCAGGTACTGCTTGGTCTCGTCGATCACCACGCGCGCGCCGTCGACCTTGATGATCGCGGTGTTCGGATCGATGCGCAGGCCCTGCTCGACGACGGTCTGGCCGTCGACCTCGACGCGCCCGGCGGCGATCAGTTCCTCGGCGCCACGCCGGGAGGCGACACCCGCCGCGGCGAGCACCTTCTGCAGCCGCATGCCGTCGGCGACGTACGTCGCCCCGTCGGCGTCGACCTCGGCGACCTGGTGGCGGGCGGGTTTGGCGTTGTTCAGGCGGATCCGGCCGGAGGCGACGTCCGGTCGTGAACCCTTGCGATGCGGTTTGCGGCTCGACGGAGTCTGCGCGCCGCGCTTGACTCCGGCGCTCTTACCTGCGGCTTTCTTCCCGGCGGCCGGCTTGCCCGGCTTCTTTCCGGCCGGCTTCTTCCCTTTGTCACCGGCAGAGCGGGCACGACGATCGCCGTCACCCTGTCCCGGTCTGCCGTCTCGGCTAGCGGTTCCCATAGTGAAAATCCTTCAGTTGTGTGTCATTCCCCGTCGGCGTCGCGCAGGACCTCCGCCGAGGTGTCCACGTCTGATTGTGCCGCCTGAGCACTCAGCTTGGCGAATCGCGGATCGTCCAGGAGTTCCTCCCCGAGGTCGTCGATCACGTCGACGTCGGGCAGCAGCGGCGCCAGGTCGGGCAGTTCGGTCAGCGACGCGAGCCCGAGCCGTTCCAGGAAGAGTTCGGTGGTCTCGTACGTGGTCGCCGTGGTCTGCGGGTCGGTGCCCGCCTCATTGATGAGGCCGCGGGCCAGCAGCGTCCGCATCACGCCGTCGACGTTCACTCCCCGGATGGCGCTGACCCGCGCGCGGGTGACGGGCTGGCGGTAGGCGACCACGGCGAGCGTCTCCAGCGCCGCCCGGGTCAACTTGCTGCGTGCGCCGTCGAGCAGCAGATTCTCGACGTACGGCGCGTACTCCGAACGGGTGTAGTAGCGCCATCCGTCGCCCGCGTAGCGCAGATCGATGCCGCTGCCGGACTCGGTGAGCTCGTCCGCGATCCGCTTGAGCATGGTGCGCACCCGCACGCGGTCCTGATCGACGACGGTGGCCAGCTCCTCGGTCGAGATCGGCGAATCCACCACCAGCAGAACAGCTTCCAGCGCGCCGCGCAGGTGGTCGTCGTCGAGGATGCGACTCCCCTCGTCGTCGATGGTGGGGTCGTGGTCCAGTTGCTCGTTCACCCGTAGTCCTCGGCCTTCTCGATCGCCTTCTCGATGTCGGTCTCGTCGGCGTCGCCCGTCCAGCCGACGCGGAGCACGCCGAGCGCCTCCTCCTGCTCGAAGGTCACCGCACGCTCCCGGTACAGCTCCAGGAGCCCGAGAAAGCTCGCGACCACCTCGATGCCGTCGGCGCAGTCGGCGACCAGCTGCCCGAAGGTCAGCATCCCGCCCCGGGCGGCGCGCAGCAGGACGCTGACCCGCTTGGCCTGCTCGGGCACCGAGACCTGAGAACCGTGCAGGTGGTCGAGGCCGACGGTGGGTTTGGGCTTCGGCGCCATCGCGGCCGCCGCGATCTCCGCGAACCGCGCCACGTCGACACCCAGCTCCACCTCCGGAAGCAGATCGGAGTAGCGGGCTTCGAGCGACACCGCA
The nucleotide sequence above comes from Gordonia sp. PP30. Encoded proteins:
- a CDS encoding GlsB/YeaQ/YmgE family stress response membrane protein; its protein translation is MDIGFFIIGILLWGMLIGAAAQWILGVNKPSTINWGMALGSGVIGSFVGGALGSLIAGEGFHFRPSGIIGSLIGALIVTLIWVWIDRRKGDS
- the der gene encoding ribosome biogenesis GTPase Der, with the translated sequence MSDENFGDDVVDDAQNHEDTGGHDGDGYDGDGTWSDESEWDLSDFLSDEDAELQETLPVVAIVGRPNVGKSTLVNRILGRREAVVEDIPGVTRDRVSYPANWTGKRFMVTDTGGWEPDAKGLQQSISAQAEYAMRSADVIVLVVDATVGATATDEAVARTLRRSKAPVILAANKVDSERAEADAAVLWSLGLGEPQMISASHGRGTGDLLDLILAKLPEKPRELNPAGGPRRIALVGKPNVGKSSLLNRLAGEERSVVDNVAGTTVDPVDELIEMDGKWWQFVDTAGLRRKVRTASGHEYYASLRTRAALDSAELALLLIDASQPITEQDLRVLSMIVDSGRALVVVFNKWDLVDEDRRYILEKEIDRELSRVPWARRVNISATTGRAVQKLVPAMEQALESWDKRIPTGKLNNWLKEIIAATPPPVRGGRQPRVMFATQAATRPPTFVLFTTGFLEAGYRRFLERRLREEFGFDGSPVRINVRVRDKRERRK
- the cmk gene encoding (d)CMP kinase, which encodes MTDSVDVVAIDGPAGTGKSTVAGRLAERVGAHYLDTGAMYRAATLAALRAGVAPDDDDRVAEVVSGSRIRLDEGSAGETVVWLGDDDVSREIRTDEVTAAVSAVSANPVVREKLVALQRAHADTSFLVVEGRDIGTVVFPNAALKVFLTATPEARAERRHRQNLAAGRPSDLAEVLASVNRRDHLDSTRAVSPLRPADDAVHVDTSDLTLNQVLDRLTELVGERIGVRDV
- a CDS encoding pseudouridine synthase translates to MGTASRDGRPGQGDGDRRARSAGDKGKKPAGKKPGKPAAGKKAAGKSAGVKRGAQTPSSRKPHRKGSRPDVASGRIRLNNAKPARHQVAEVDADGATYVADGMRLQKVLAAAGVASRRGAEELIAAGRVEVDGQTVVEQGLRIDPNTAIIKVDGARVVIDETKQYLALNKPRGMQSTMSDEEGRPCIGDLVAERVMSGQRLFHVGRLDAETEGLILLTNDGELAHRLMHPSYEVPKTYLATVRGQLPRGIGRALRDGIELDDGPAYVDEFAVLEVHEGRTLLRLVLHEGRKRIVRRLLAEVGFPVQRLVRTDIGPIALGNQRPGSMRALDSKEIGALYKAVGM
- the scpB gene encoding SMC-Scp complex subunit ScpB — translated: MNEQLDHDPTIDDEGSRILDDDHLRGALEAVLLVVDSPISTEELATVVDQDRVRVRTMLKRIADELTESGSGIDLRYAGDGWRYYTRSEYAPYVENLLLDGARSKLTRAALETLAVVAYRQPVTRARVSAIRGVNVDGVMRTLLARGLINEAGTDPQTTATTYETTELFLERLGLASLTELPDLAPLLPDVDVIDDLGEELLDDPRFAKLSAQAAQSDVDTSAEVLRDADGE
- a CDS encoding segregation/condensation protein A; translated protein: MSTQAPFEVKLTNFTGPFDLLLNLISQHRLDVTEVALHVVTDDFIAYTKALGPDADLEQTTEFLVIAATLLDLKAARLLPSGQVDDPEDLALLEARDLLFARLLQYRAYKQVAALFAELEATALQRYPRAVSLEARYSDLLPEVELGVDVARFAEIAAAAMAPKPKPTVGLDHLHGSQVSVPEQAKRVSVLLRAARGGMLTFGQLVADCADGIEVVASFLGLLELYRERAVTFEQEEALGVLRVGWTGDADETDIEKAIEKAEDYG